The genomic segment CAGGAATAAGTGTGGTCTTGGTCAATCATACAAGCGTCTCCCAGAGCTGATTGACCGATGTCTCTTTACCAGTACCAACATGATATATACCGAGAAGTGAGTGGTCGAGAACGTGAAGATTGGCCGCCACGACATCATGGACTGAAACAAAGTCTCGCGTCTGTGTACCATCTCAAAAAATAAGAGGTGTATGCTCTTGTCGGATTTTATCGATAAAAAGCGAGATAACTCCTGCTTCTCCCTGTGCATTTTGACGAGGTCCGTAAACATTTGAGTAGCGCAAAATCGTCGAAATTATACCATATTGATGGCCGTAAAAATCGAGAAAACGCTCTACCGTCAGTTTTGAAATGCCATAGGGAGTATCCGGAGAAGGAATATCTGCTTCTGAGTAGGGTGGATTTCCGCCTGAAAAAAGAGCTCCACCAGTCGAAGAAAAAATAATACGAGGACACTGAAATTTTCTCATGGCTTCGAGAATATTCAGACTTCAGAGAATATTGACGTGCGCATCAAAAGAAGGTTTTTCGATACCAGCACGGACGTTGATCTGTGCTGCGAGATGAAATACAACCTCTGGATGAAACTCTTGAAATACTTTTTCGACTGCAGAAGGATCACAGATATCCACAGCATGAAAAGTAATCTTGCCATGAGCGATATGCTCTGCAATATTGTCTCTCTTCCCCGTAAAGAGATTATCGATTACGCAAATATCATATCCACGACGAACACATTCATCGACGATATGAGAGCCGATAAATCCAGCACCACCAGTAATAAGAATTCGCATAAGAAAAATAAAACCCCTCTTGCGAGGGGAGATAAAAAATAACTATTTTACTTCTTTGAGACGAGCTGCCTTCCCCTGGAGATCACGAATATAGCGGATATTCTTGCGTTTTACCTTGTACTGTCGGATGATTTCAATATTTTCGATAGTTGGGCAAGCGATTGGAAACGCCTTTTCGATACCGAGACCTGCTGTCACACGACGAACAGTAAAGGTTTTTTCACCCTTTGTCTTTCCAGATGTCTTGATAATAACCCCCGCAAATTTTTGAATACGTGATTTTTCTCCTTCTGTGATACGTTGAGATACCTCAACCTGCATTCCAGTACGAAGTTCTGGAAAATCTTTGACACCACCTTCTTGAGTGGCGAGAGTTTGAATATGTTGTATAAGCTGTGAATCCATAAAATTAAAAGAAGAGATAAAAAAAGAGAAGAGATACGAGATAACGACTTTATAGAGATTAAAAGAAACGACGATAATCATGAGATTGAAGCTCTGCAGTAAAGCGACGTAATAACTCCAGGACAACTCCGACGACGATAATCAATCCGGATCCTGAGATGAGAAAATCTATTTGCGCCATATTGAGTGATGGGATATTATTGACCTTGAGCATATTATTCACGAGAGTAGCAACATAAGGGAACACAGCAATAACGGCAATAAAAGTTCCTCCAAAAAAATTGAGATGATTTGACACCGTACGAAGATAATCAGCTGTCTGACGTCCTGGGCGAATACCTGGAATATATCCACCTCGCTTTTGGATACTCTCTGCGACTTCCTTCGTATCAAATGTGATACTAAGGTAGAAAAATGAGAACCCAATGACAAGCGCCATAAATATCACCACAAACGACCACGTCGGAGTATTTGGATTAAAGAGATTCACAAAGAGTTGCGCTGCGCTTTTTATAAACTCAGGAAGTCCTGCACCACGTACTATCAAAGCCTGACCAAGAATATAGGGAAATGTCACAAGAGACATCGCAAAGATAATTGGTATCATACCCGCTTGATTAATACGAATCGGAAAGTATGAACGCTCATCTCGTCCTGTCTTCGTATACACGAGTGGAATTCTGCGGTACCCTTCCGTGAATTTGATGATGATATAGATCACACCGAGTGTCAGACCGAGGAGGATAAAGAATGGTATCAATGCGACTATGATATCTTTTGCAGATCATGACCAAACAACACTCGAGAGCTGTGTCGCGATACGACCCGGTACGTCAGAGAGAATACCTGCGAAGATAATCATAGAGATACCATTTCCAATTCCAGATTCGTTGATTTGTTCTCCGAGCCACATCAGAAGGACGGTACCTGCTGTGATAATCGTCATCATAGAAAGAAGACTGCCCCAATTGGAGGTGTCAACGATAGATGCCCCCTGCACGAGACTATTGAGGAGCAATATCATACCATACCCCTGTACAAACGCGAGAGGAATAGTCAACCAACGTGTATACATATTGATTTTTTTTTGACCTTGTGCCCCTTCTTTTTTGATTTCTTCCAGCTTTGGAATAACGACAGAGAGGAGCTGAAGAATGATAGAAGCATTGATATAGGGAGAAAGACCCATCAGAATAATAGAAAATCTCTCAAGACCTCCACCCATCAATGAACTAAAAAATACAAGTCCTGGTTGATTGGAAAACACATCTCTCATCGACTGAACCGCCTCCTGGGAAACACCAGGGACTGGTATGACAGAAAGGATTTTGTAGATAACCACAAGACCGAGAGTAATACCTACTTTCTTCTTGAGGGAATCTGAACGGAGAAATTGTTGCCAAATATTTTTTTTCATAAATAATTATGAGAGAATTGTGATACTGCCACCTGCTTTCTCTACTGCAGCAAGTGCGGTTGCACTCGCAGCATGAAGTGAAAGAGTGACAGCTTGAGTGATTTTCCCACCAGAGAGGAGTTTTACAAGAGGATTTTTCCCACGGACATATCCTCCTTTGATGAGTGTTTCAAGAGTGATATTCGTCGTTCCTCCGAGAGCTATTTTTTCGAGATCTGAGAGATGAATGACATTAAATGATGTATTTCGAGAAGAAGTCCCTCCACGAAGTTTTGGAAGACGCATATGGAGTGGTGTCTGTCCTCCTTCAAAAAGAGGATGTAGTTTTTTACCCGTACGTGCTTTTTGCCCTTTGCAGCCACGGCCTCAAAAGACACCCTTTCCAGACCCGAGTCCACGTCCGAGACGTTTATTCGAAGTACGAGAAGATGTTTTTGGACGAAGTGTAGAGTGATTCAACATAATTAAACAATATAAGATTTAAGAGCTTGCATGGTAGCGTACGCTGTCGTAATGACATTGCGCCCTCCATGACGTTTTGAGAGAATATTTTGACAACCAGCGAGCTCGAGAATTCGACGAGCAGATCCTCCTGCTATGATACCTGTACCTTCTGCTGCTGGATGGATCATGATACGAGTTGCTTTAAATTTTGTCTCAACTTGATAGGGAACCGTTCCATTTACGAGTGGAACTTTTATCATCGTCTTTTTTGCTGAATTCACCGCCTTTTCGACAGCGATAGAGACTTCTTGTGCTTTACCGAGGCCAAAACCCACCTTTCCTGCTCGGTCTCCGATGACGACTGCTGCGCGGAAGCGGAGCTGACGACCACCGCTCGTTACTTTCGTAACACGAGAGACTTGGAGAAGTACTTCTTCGAATTCTTTTTTGACAGGTTCAAATCCACTTTTTCCGCCACGTCGATCGTCACGACGACCGCCACCAGATCATCTGCCTTGTCCACGAGATCATCCCTGTCATCCATCAGATGATCATCTGCCTTGTCCACGAGAAGAACTCTCGGAAAGCGGCTGATTATGCTCTGCTGAATGGGGTACGAGTGGTACAGGAGTTGTAGAAGGAGTTTCGTCAGACATAATGAGAAAAATTAAAATATGAGACCAGATTCACGAGCAGCATCTGCAAGAGATGAGATTCTTCCTGCATAGAGAAAGCCCCCTCGATCAAAGACACATTTTGTGATGCCAGCAACTTGTGCTTTTTTGGCAAGTTCAGTACCGACGATACGAGCACGCTCTGTTTTAGTGCCTTTTTTTACCTGCATATCACTCGCTGCTGCGAGAGTAAGGCCCGTCGTATCATCGATCAATTGACCATAAATATAGGCATTTGATCGGTAGACTGCGAGACGAGGACAGATTGCAGATCCACTCACCCGTGTACGGATGCGACGATGGCGGAGAGCTCTTTTTTGATGAGGAGTTGTAGACATAGAGAAAAAATTATTTAGCACCAGTTTTACCAGCTTTTCGACGGACATATTCACCGACGTAACGAATTCCTTTCCCCTTATAAGGTTCAGGTGGTTTGACAGCGCGGATTTTTGCAGCGAATTCTCCGACTCTCTGAGCATCGATACCAGAGACGACGAGAATCAG from the Candidatus Gracilibacteria bacterium genome contains:
- a CDS encoding NAD-dependent epimerase/dehydratase family protein produces the protein MRILITGGAGFIGSHIVDECVRRGYDICVIDNLFTGKRDNIAEHIAHGKITFHAVDICDPSAVEKVFQEFHPEVVFHLAAQINVRAGIEKPSFDAHVNILGSLNILEAMRKFQCPRIIFSSTGGALFSGGNPPYSEADIPSPDTPYGISKLTVERFLDFYGHQYGIISTILRYSNVYGPRQNAQGEAGVISLFIDKIRQEHTPLIFGDGTQTRDFVSVHDVVAANLHVLDHSLLGIYHVGTGKETSVNQLWETLVGLTKTTLIPEYGPPLGEIQHTSLDSKRLISTGWVISTPFLQGVSALIDGI
- the rplS gene encoding 50S ribosomal protein L19 gives rise to the protein MDSQLIQHIQTLATQEGGVKDFPELRTGMQVEVSQRITEGEKSRIQKFAGVIIKTSGKTKGEKTFTVRRVTAGLGIEKAFPIACPTIENIEIIRQYKVKRKNIRYIRDLQGKAARLKEVK
- the secY gene encoding preprotein translocase subunit SecY; this encodes MKKNIWQQFLRSDSLKKKVGITLGLVVIYKILSVIPVPGVSQEAVQSMRDVFSNQPGLVFFSSLMGGGLERFSIILMGLSPYINASIILQLLSVVIPKLEEIKKEGAQGQKKINMYTRWLTIPLAFVQGYGMILLLNSLVQGASIVDTSNWGSLLSMMTIITAGTVLLMWLGEQINESGIGNGISMIIFAGILSDVPGRIATQLSSVVWSGSAKDIIVALIPFFILLGLTLGVIYIIIKFTEGYRRIPLVYTKTGRDERSYFPIRINQAGMIPIIFAMSLVTFPYILGQALIVRGAGLPEFIKSAAQLFVNLFNPNTPTWSFVVIFMALVIGFSFFYLSITFDTKEVAESIQKRGGYIPGIRPGRQTADYLRTVSNHLNFFGGTFIAVIAVFPYVATLVNNMLKVNNIPSLNMAQIDFLISGSGLIIVVGVVLELLRRFTAELQSHDYRRFF
- the rplO gene encoding 50S ribosomal protein L15 produces the protein MLNHSTLRPKTSSRTSNKRLGRGLGSGKGVFGGRGCKGQKARTGKKLHPLFEGGQTPLHMRLPKLRGGTSSRNTSFNVIHLSDLEKIALGGTTNITLETLIKGGYVRGKNPLVKLLSGGKITQAVTLSLHAASATALAAVEKAGGSITILS
- the rpsE gene encoding 30S ribosomal protein S5; translation: MSDETPSTTPVPLVPHSAEHNQPLSESSSRGQGRGSSDGGQGGSRGQGRGSGGGRRDDRRGGKSGFEPVKKEFEEVLLQVSRVTKVTSGGRQLRFRAAVVIGDRAGKVGFGLGKAQEVSIAVEKAVNSAKKTMIKVPLVNGTVPYQVETKFKATRIMIHPAAEGTGIIAGGSARRILELAGCQNILSKRHGGRNVITTAYATMQALKSYIV
- the rplR gene encoding 50S ribosomal protein L18, encoding MSTTPHQKRALRHRRIRTRVSGSAICPRLAVYRSNAYIYGQLIDDTTGLTLAAASDMQVKKGTKTERARIVGTELAKKAQVAGITKCVFDRGGFLYAGRISSLADAARESGLIF